Genomic DNA from Chanos chanos chromosome 6, fChaCha1.1, whole genome shotgun sequence:
ACACTTTTACCATGAACGAGCATAATTGGTTTTAGAACATAAAGCAATCATAAAGCCTTTTCATGAAGGTCATTCAAGTCTGTTGTCCTTGAGGTGTCAAACTAAAGGTCACAGGAGAGTAACAAACCCTGTCTTATCCTTGACAGTgcttttgtgttgatttgtAAGTAATCATTTGTCTACATGTGAAAGAAGAATACATCTGTGGAAAGATCactattttcttcctttttttagttgttgttttataATAAAAAAGTCAGATAGACATTTTTACCTGGCGTGATCTCTGTGTAATCTGAGGCTGATGAGTGGGAGAGGGAAACGGTACTGCTATCACTTGCTGCAGGAGTCCTGgcatatttgcattttaattttaatcggagtctctctgtcattgttttttttctatgccAGTTCGTCAGCTGTTACAGGCTCTCCCCTCCAAACCGCTGACCAATGGCTACGTCCAGCACAAACGCTTAGGTGGcttcccttcctctccctcctctcccaaaAAAGAGGTGCTAATGTCCATAAAAAGGTAAGTACCTTCCTCTAGATATGCTGTAAAAAGTAAATTAATGTACACTTTGTCTTGCGTCTGTAATGTGTATTAGTGGTTTTATTCAGTGATATGTCTTGATTGTCAAAATGCCATGGGAAAATTCTTCAGTATTCTTCACACAGTTTTGGGGAAAACACAGTTACTTACAGTAACACAATTACTCTTCATTTGACCTGGAGTAATTTGCGCTGCTTTTTAGTCAGTTCAAAAAATGATCTTAAATCCAAGTAATTTGTTGTaaatctccttttcttttcttttttataattctctatttattctctttaattctgttattgttatttaacaCGTCAAGCTGATAATGAATAGGATCCTGCCCTGTTTAATCATCATTGCTCTGAAAAGCACTTTTTCTGACTTGTAATTTAAAGTTGGTCCTGAAGGGGGCAGCATTGTGCGGCAAAGCTCTTGATTAGCATGATTGGAACTGTGTTGAATGaagactgaaacaaacatttaaacctGCCTTTTAAACACTTGAGTCAAAGGCCTGCTTTGTGATCATCTCTCgtgtcattttcagttttgttcctCATCGACAGCACAAGCAGGTTCTTAATCAAGGCAGTTAGCCAAATATTTTAGGTGAAAACTGCCCCTttatttgctttctctctgacactgcaCACTCACTATTGTGAATATTCTTCCCCTGTAcacttctcctctgtgtgtgagttatcCCAGTGCTGTGTAGTACTCTTTCACTTCCtgtcctcttgttttctctgtccgtgtgtctgtcAGGAAGAGCATGTCCACAGAGCGTCTGTCCACAGTGAAGAAGGAAATGGCAGATTCTCGCAGCAGAACCACCTCCTCAAGCAGTTCTGTCTGCAGCAAGAGAGACGGGTGATCGCTCTCTCTcgcacgcacatactcacacacacacacacacaccacacacacactcactcccagcGTATCCTGTTAGTGgtctgtcaaacacactgcTTTGTCATCAGACTGACTGTACCATAGCTTCTGCTCAGCATCAACAGAATTTAAGTTTTTGATAGAAAAGTCTTCCATAGCAAGGTAGAAATGCTGCAAAAGAGGATTTATGATTGGTAATTCTGAAATAATGAGGAGCAACAATGTCATTTTATACCTGACTAAAATAAAGGAAACCTTTAGCTCCACTTTGGACCCAGGTTGCTGTAGAAAGACAGGTCTACACACATTTCCAATTCTCATAGCAAGGCTTACTGTAGCTACTGTAACCCACAGCGGTCAAAATAGACAAAAGGTTTATCTGTCAAATCTAACCCTGTGCTTTGGCTGATTGACGTTTAGACTGATAGCAGTGTCCTATGAGGTTATGTCACTACAAAGATGACCTGTTTAaacagcctacagagagaaaaagatgaccTGTTAAaacagcctacagagagaaaaagatgaccTGTTAAaacagcctacagagagaaaaagatgaggGAGTGTTGGAAACAGTTCCCATGACCAGTCAGAGTTTACAGAGTTGGATCTTTGGGAAGACCGAAAAGAGAATTCATCAGAGTATCATTCAGCTCCTTCAGACTCTTTACgaaatattttgtgtctttcaTAAAACACAATCACCACCGACCTTTGCTTTAGTATATCAGAGCAAAGGTCGAGTAAAACTCCGAGTATAATTACAGCTGGAGTATAATGAGAGGATAATGCTTTAGTTCATTCACTGTGTAAAGCCAGTAATTTGATTCTAAGGTAGCTGAATTACATGGTTACCTCTCAATCCAGATAAATGGGTCATAATTCCTCTGTTAGTTTAGCACATAGTGCTATGAGATAAGCCTGGttttatgctgtgttttgtaatgGTTCAGCATTTAATGACTGATGGTAATTAGACCCAGTCAACACCCTGACAGCTGCTCCACTACCCCCAGAAAGTGCTTTACTGCAGAGGCTCCAGCCTACAAGCCCTGCGGAGGTGTGGTCACATTGGACCAGTCATGCAAAGTCAGGAAGTTTCATGTAATTGGTTGGAGGCTTGCCAAGCTGCTATGTAGTTGAAGTTCGCCGAGACAACAAGGAACTCAGTCAGTTGCCTGTCGCTCCCTGTTTGTAAAAGCCCCGGTAGTTACATTCCTACATAACGGATAGTCGCCATGAAGAAATCACCCAGGTAACAAACAAATCTTTATTGATGTCTTTTATTATGATTTAAATGCAAAACAGCTGATTCctttctgtgaaagaaaagttttttagtttgtttttttggggggggggggggtttgtgaaAGTGCTGTAGCTGAAGAGATAAAGTTGTGAAGATGTGTTCCTTGTTTTCAGGCAATactcagaaatgttttaaaactgtgGACAACtgtagacacacagagagagagagagatcactgcAGAAACCAGAATCTGAACAGCATGTTCCTGCATGGCTTCCCACCGCAGGAACCATCAGGTCCTACTGAATCCATCACTGATTCAAAGGGAATGTTCAGAATACCAAAATGGTCTGCAATCCTTGCGTTTAGCATACTCACtgactttcatttgttttgtttcgtttattctttttctgttttttttttctttccaaaaagACATTTGAGCACTTGTACgagcaaaaagtcaaaaaatgtGCGTGTTTTTGCCTCTGGCTTTACTTTTAATTGCTCGATCGGGGAAACGTGTTGACCATGGTGGTGTCCTGGGGTTGTTACATCTCTGTGGCTGCACAGTGACATGCATGTCCCAGGCTGCGCACAGACATGCTGTTCTCTGGGACTGCTGATTTGGCAGATCTCTCTGCAGTGAAAATATTGATTACCATCTCTGGATGACCACATGcatcaaacacattcacttcCCTTCCCACTGACAGCTGGTGGCTGATTGGCAGTGAacagtgtatttttattttttttttcaggcaggAAGAGACATGCAGATTCCTATAGTTGGCACACATCCTCTTAAATTTGTTTGAGAACTGTGAATACATGCAAAGCTCCCGCACGGAAGCAAGCATCGTGCTCTGTTGTTTCATATGGTGATATTATCTTTGATAACATTATATTCAATAATGTTTCAATTGTCCTACACTGATCTTCCAGAGTGAGTCTGCTCCCAGGTGTGTTCTGTCATCACGTCCGTTTTTGCCCTGGAggcaaaaaacacagcagaggagAATGGTAGCGTTTGACTGCTCATGGATGGAGTGCAGAGTCCATttgctcctcttttctcttaaAACCAAATGCTTTCCATTAGAGTGTTTAGTGACCATACTTATTCAGTTTCCAGTGCCGACTGTCAGAGATACAAAGACAAGAGATGCTTTCAAATCAGAATTTGATTGCAAAGCATGGACAGTTAATGCCTTTTGAATATTAGGGTGTTTCTGCTTCCTGTAACCAGTTAACACTTTACTGTATGGCTTTTCCAGCCACCCAGCATGAAATAGTTACACTGCTGGCTGTTCTTTACAGATGCTCGTCTTTTAATGAATCAATAGCAAtttgactttttaaatatttgcacACATTGCTGTCTTGGTCCATGTGACATAACTTGAGTTGGTAACAGAATTTAACATCAATTCTTTCGTCTTGCCGAAACACATTTACTGGTGTCGGGATGAACAGAGTCGGTCTAGGATGATGAACTCTTGTGAAATTTGATGAATCGTTTTGTCATTTGAAACCAAGCCCACATGATTTGTTTGCTTTGAAGACCcatccattttttaaattgagaTTTCAGTTCAAACTTACATCATGCCCTTAAACCATCAAAGTCATTCTCTTCAGACCAGACACTCTAGAGCACAAAGGCTGACACAGATGCTTTCTGTCATGATGTGTGTTGACTCCTCCCTTCATGCAGTCTGCCCTGCTGTAGAATTATTTTAATTAGAGCCTCTGAATTGTTTATGGGTTCCCATAAATGGAACAGCCAGAGTGTGGTTCTCAGAGAGCCGCAAGGACACAAACAGTCTTTTGTGAGCTCAGTTTAAAAGGGAGGCAACAAGCaaagtgtctgtttattttacacATGGAAGAGTTCCCTCTGATGGAAACCACTACACTGTGTATAGTATGACAGAATTTCCAGTTTTTCTTGCTTTACAAAGACAGAAGATGAGCAAgacaaataaacttttttttaaactaaacatTTTTTCTGATAGCAGTGATATTTGCATGGTTTGTGTAATGCTAAATCAGTCTTAATCTTAATCTGCATGAAAGGGCCTGTCAGTCCCCagtcacacgcgcacacacacacacacacacacagatataaataatCACACACCCTTTCAACAGGATGCATTCATTGGACTATTTACTGAATAAAGACAAACAGTAAATGAAACTAATGTGATGTCAGTTCAGGGTTTCTACAGTTTTTCAGGACATGGTTGAATTGGATCCTGTCCTCGATGATAAAGAGTTTTAAGAGTCGCATCTCATTACAGTTTAGAGGTTCAGTTGGTTTTAGCATGTTTGTTCTGTCCTGTTTCCTCTTCGAGTATCTCTGACCCTGCCCATATTGGCTTTATGAATGAATAGgctggaatgaatgaatgcacagtcagaaagaaaagatgaacaCACTGAATTATTGAACAAGCTGCCAGGGTGAAGACTGGTGTAACTGTTCAAAGTTCACCAACAGACAACAGCTTTGCAAAAACGAAATCAAAACTCTAAGAAACATTTAAACtgacctctctcttttctccttctctctttcattcctaGTAAAACTAAAGAATGCACTTTCAGTGCTGGTAAGTATATGGGCAGATCTTGGCTTTTTATGTCATGGCTGTTATTAGTGAATGTAATAGCTTCTGTCAGTAAGTGatactgtgtgttatgtgaaaCATGACGGCTGTAAACaagtgatgttttaaaaaaaaaacagtcctcaGCAAGGTCACAcccacatttatatttaatgagCCAATTACAGTGCTTTTTACCGccttcccagcatgctttgtgATGCTGAGGAGCATTAGCCCAGAATCCCTGTGCATTTCTGTCTGCATTAGAAATACAGTGGCCATTATGGTTTTGATATAATGTTGTGAATTAGAGCATCTCATTACTCCAAGGGTGGGTTTTATATATCTGTGTAAATGTTTACTATGTTACATTGATCATTGTCATACACAGAGCACGGCAGTGTAGTCACTCCAAAGCATTGAACTGAATCATGTGGGCTTAGGTAGACATGTCAAACTACATTTACTCTAAACCTGAGAGTAGAAATAAGCTGAGCCAGTACCATGAGTGTCACTAATTGgctgtttcttttgtctgttaacCAGAAGATGTTTACTGATTGGCTGTTTCTCTTGTATGTTAACCAGAGGATGGTTATGTTAGAATGTTCCTACGTGGTCGCCCGGTCACTATGCACATACCTGACCAGCTGAGAGACAGCTACAGCCTCGACCACAAGGTGGTGCTGCCTGACCGCAAACTGAAACTGCAGTGGGTGTATCCTTTTATCAGCATATCTTTTAGTTATTTCCATTTTATGGTGCATTCCTCAGTAcctacatgtttgtgtttctgattctTCAGAGTGAATTTGTGTACACAGTTTTTATATTGTGGTGGTCAAATGGTCGCCATGGTATCTGTTCAGCGTCAAGGCTGCTCTGATCAGAATGTCTGTATTATTCATATCTAATCTTGGTGTGATCACTTCTGAGGCTAAACAAATCGCACTTCATTACTGCAGGCGCTAACaccttaaatgtttttgttttaattgttttaattttgtttgacacacacacacctctcagtgGTGGCCCTCAAAGTGTCAGTCCACAGTGGAAATGCCTGTACCACCACTGCCAGCAGTGTTGGAATgtttaacacattttcatcCTTAACAGAGAGTGTATTACAGGTATGGCTACCGAGGCCGAGACTGCCGCTCTAACCTTTACCTTCTGCCCACGGGAGAGATCGTATACTTCAATGCCTCTGTGGTCGTACTTTACAACGTGGAAGAACAGCAACAACGGCATTATCTAGGCCACAACGATGATGTCAAATGGTAAACGGGCAACTTTCATACAGAGGTGTTTTTACATGATGTGGAATCGGACTCGAGAGCACAGTGTAATTAAACGGTTGGTTTCGCTAGCAGGGTGCGTCAGGTATGTTGTATTTCCAATCTGCCttagaaataaaacagtaagtTGGTTTACTTCTCAAATGATACTATCATGAAAAAATCCATTCACTGCATAGTCCAACAAGTTTCACCGCGCTGAAAGGACTGCTTAGGtgaatatgtgaaaatgatCATGTGATAGGTGCTTTTGATATTACTCATTTTGCCGTTTAGTAAATGCAGCCAAGTCAGTTAATATTTACCCAGGAGGAAGCGCTAGCTTCTGGGCGTATTTGCATGTTCAGAAAGCGATACCACATTTCCAGTTTGTCCTAACATCCGCAGGCAGAGCTACATGACCCAGTTGCTAGTTCTGTATTCAAATGAGCCCATCCTGGAGCGCGGTCAAGTTTTGTTGAGTTGTTCTTCCTTATCCCGTGTTTTTGGATCCAATCGGCTATGGTGATAAAGAGGACGCGTCTCAGATATCATCTGCTTTATTGATTGTTCATTCCGTTGTGCCATTCCAGCTTGCTCCCTTGTGCAAGTTTGAACATGTTTTGTTCACATTGTGTGCATCCTTTAATTTTGAATCATTGCAAATTGCCACAATAATCtcaaatgcatttgtttaaCCCTTCTTAAATTACACAGATTGTAAGTTTCTCAAAAataaagatgttaaaaaaatcagaataatTTGACGTTAGCTGGTCAAAAGAGCGTACTGAAAGGAGTTTTCTGAGGAGGCGGATGGGACCATTGATTGGCAAGCTCTGACTgggactgtgtttgtctttgtagtATTGCCATCCATCCAGACATGGTCACTATAGCAACGGGACAAGTTGCTGGAACATCCAAAGATGGCAAGGTAAAATGCACATCTAAACCCTTCCCACACTCCTTAGCACCATAGAGTTTGGCACACACTGAAAGTGCCTTTAAAAAGGAGATCACAAACAGTACTGTGTTGGTGGAAACAGAACCATTGCttactgtgtgcatgtgtctcaAGGCTTAAGATATCTCTTTATGAAGTGTGCGTGAGGTAGCTGCTAGTTTGAGTTCTCATGCAGATCACTGGTCTTGATCAGAGTTGTCCAGTGAAGCTGTAAGAATCGTCTTTTCTGTGAAAGAAAGCTCTCAGTGAAAGGATCTGGATAAAgaatgtaatgtgtaatgacAGCTCTGCAGTCCTCACCATGAGTGTCACGATGTCCTCCCTGTTTTACCCGTTAGCAATTGCCTCCACACGTCCGTGTGTGGGACTCTGTGAGTCTCAACACCCTTCACGTGATTGGGATGGGTGTATTTGACCGTGCAGTCACCTGTGTGGCCTTCTCAAAGTCGGTGAGCAGTCCATCCCTGTTACCTTCATTTACCTTAATGTCTCTAACAGTCTGATTCACTACTGGCAGAAATGACTCCACATTGTTATATCCAATCATATGCAGAAAACATCAAGAATGTAACTGTCACATGTACATGTGCTTTGtattgtaatttgtaatttatgtgatcatttgttatttttaaacacgTTTCTCTTTCACCTTTGAAGATAAGAGAGATTTTGCATTGTGATGTGTTAAATTTGCATGTATATCGTGCATAAAtgaatatatgtttgttttattttctacacCTCAGAATGGGGGTGCTTATCTGTGTGCTGTGGACGATGCCAACGACCACATCCTGTCAGTTTGGGACTGGCAGAAAGAGAAGCAGCTCGCGGATGTAAAGGTGATGTCacctctgaccaatcagacaaCAGCAATCCTCCTCTTCTACCTGTGCCACTAAACCTGCTCTAAGAGCACCATAAGTGCAAGTGGCTAGAACCACTGAAAAATGAGTAGAGGAGGAACCTCTAAtgagaacagaaacaaaggaGTAACGAAGTGAAAGTGGCTGTTACTTTAATGCATTGAAtggtgtggtctgtgtgtgtgtatgtatgtgtgtatgtgagtgtatgtgcatgtgcgcgcatgcgtgtgtgtgcttgtgtgcgcgtgtgtgcatgtgtgtgtgtgtgtttgtgttttaccacAACGTTTGCAGTTTCCTAGTGCATTAAGTCTGACTTAACATAGACAGGCCTTTAAAAGTCCAAGCACGTTTTATCCTTAATGCATGCCCTGTTAATACATACAATCTCAAACCACAAAAGCCTTTGTTCAGTTGTTCCATTTAGAGTCAtaatttaaatgtgtgtcttCTTTTGCGGGAATGGACACACAGGAAGTAGATACCTAGGTATTTATGTGTTGCATGGATTTTGCGTCTGTAAGCCCTGTTTTGAACTGGCTGTCTGATGTCATCTTTTTCAACCTTCAGTGCTCCAATGATTCTGTGCTTGGAGCTGCTTTCCACCCCATGGATGCTAACCTGATAGTCACCTGCGGGAAGTCCCACCTCAACTTCTGGACTGTGGAGGGAAATACACTGACCAAACGACAGGGGCTGTTTGAGGTATGAAGCTAGCTGCACTGCTAGTATGCGAGCAAGTGCTAATGTGTCCTGTCCCAGTGCAATAACAGATTGAAGGAAACAAAAGGAACACATTTTACTGACTGAACTATGACCATGCTCTAGCAAATCTCATAAATGGTATGTGTGAGCATTTTCCATGGTGTGTGCTGTCACGTTTGTGGAATCACATTTTATGTCTGATTAAACtaatgttctccttttgtaccactctctctctctctcattcactctctctcacacacagaaacatgaaaaaccCAAGTATGTGCTGTGCATTGCTTTTGCTGAGAACGGAGATGCCATCACTGGAGACTCCAGTGGAAACATATACATCTGGGGAAAAGGTTTTTAGAAACAGTTACTTCAATGCTGTACCACTgctgaagatgttttttttcataaatgtttctAAGCTAATTTTTCTAAGCTGATTTTTCTAAGCTTGTAGACTGAGATTCGTGGAgtgatcacacagagaaaatgaagatcTCGTTTGATGGATGCAGGAGATCTTGCAGCTGCATTTGATCTGGGGGTGATCTGGTGTAATGTCTGAGCTCCAAGTTGATGGTGgatttttgattgacaggtgggaACCGGATCACCCAGGTGGTAGCAGGTGCCCACGAGGGCGGGATCTTCTCCCTGTGCGTGCTGAAGGACGGGACCCTGGTGTCTGGGGGTGGGAAGGACCGGCGAGTTGTGCTGTGGGACCATGAGTaccacaaacaaaatgaaatggaagTAAGAGGGCCAAAGATTTGTATTTCATATTTGCCTGAAAAAATagcatatttttgtttgataatAGGTGTGTCAGTTGTTACGTCCCAGCTCTAGGGGTACTGGGCGCAACATAAAGTGACCGAGACCATATGATTGCcagtgatatttacaattttatttacacaaaaagaaaagaaaagagaggggagaataGCGTCGGGGTTTGcccaggccaaaataataaccaaaacGAAAACTAACTATTTTAGAAAAAAGAACTACCTACTCtaacagaaaggaaagacaaaataaagacaaaccttAATCTAACTCCCTATTtaaccaaaaacaggagaaaacgatAAAGTTAACAAAAAATGGCAGCTCACCCCTACAGCTCCCAGGGcggaaacagacagatgttaaCCGCACatacaaaaattacaaacactcGGAGAACACGATTTTACACAACAGAAACtaacagaacactcacacaattaACAAACGGTTTCTTTTCTACAAAGGAGGAACACTTAACAATTAACACACATAGCCCACTAATCCAAtacaacaaaatctctctccgTTTGTTCCTCGCCTCTCCGCTGGTCCGTTGGTCCTTTTTAAAAGCTCTCCCCGCAGTCTACAGGAAAAACGACGGAATCCCACGTGCCTCGTGGAGCCAATCCCGTCGCCGCAcatctgcacagagagacacacccacacaacgaaccaacagcagcaagacacacactcacacaacgaaacaacagaaacatacgCAAGAACTAACGACCGGGGGTCGTAACACAGTGGAGTATTTAGCATCAAAGAAACTGCACTGTTTCAGATAtggaatgaaacaaaacaaaacaaaaaaaaaacaagtacctCTACAGCAATGAAATATATTTGCAATTTATTTCAATTCTTTGCACTGAAAATTGAAttagaaaatgaaattaacttAAATTAGATGAAGCAAGCTTACTCTGAGCACATTACCCATATTGTGAATGGGACCAGTAAGATACACACTGGCTCAGATTTATtgttgtgtgcgtgtccgtCCCTGTCTCCTGCAGGTTCCTGAGGCCCACGGGCCCGTGCGCTGTCTGACGGAGGGCAGACAGGACGAGCTGTTTGTGGGGACGACCCGGAACGCCATCCTACAGGGATTTTTCTCTGGGACCTTGAATGTCATCGTACAGgtacagactgaaaaagaaaagaaaggttgatttccttttttttaagttgtagAATATTTTGTCCAGTTTCTGAGCCTcttgctacccccccccctttttttaaacctgtgttTGATTAGTTTTCTGTGTTAAATTTATATTACTGATAAATTGTGTAAATTCAGAATGGCTTTAATCTTGTTCACTGACAGTCACCTTCAGTCACAGGGATGCAGATCAGCCCGTTCTCtcaacaccctctctctctgtctctcgctctttctctctctctctatctctctctctgtctcaggggCACACTGATGAACTGTGGGGGCTGGACGTCCACCCCAGCACTGAGCAGTTCATCACCTGTGGCCAAGACAAGCAGGTCCACCTGTGGGATACCAGCTCCCATCAGCCCGTGTGGAGCAAGACCATTGAGGTTCCTCTTCATGCACTGTTTACACGGCTCTTTTCAGTAACCCAGTAAAACAGTCTCCGGGTGGCACTGTTCCTGTTTTGGGGCTGAAAAAAtgactcagtctgtctgtggacGACTGTTAGAATTtgtgctttctgtttgtttgtctgtattatTTGTTTGTGGTAGAAGCCTCTGTGTCATGCTAAACCTCCACGGTGACAGTTTACAGTAagatttgtgttgttttcctttaGGACCCAGGCCGCTCTGTCGGTTTTCACCCCAGCGGCGCTGTTCTTGCTGTGGGCACTATGACAGGAAGGTGAGTGGGCCTCCTGGGCTAGGTAAGACAGTGAGTGCGAGAGTGATAAATATGTGCTCTGTTCAGTGTTGGTGGTGCCCGATGAGCTGAACCTTTGTCTCTGTCCAGGTGGCTGGTTCTCGATGCAGCCACTCGGGATCTCGTCTCTATTCACACCGATGGGAATGAAATCATCTCTGTGATCAAGTACTCACCAGGTATGAGCATTGCTTTCTCGCGTttaaagggagacagaggagaacttTTGTTATACAAAATATTCTAACAAGGTAACAAGGTCTTACTCAGGCTTTTGTAAATAATCTAATCTGAGAGGAACAATATCTGCATAACATCTGGATTAAGCTGAAAGGTAAAATGCCTGGTTCAGGTCTGAATTGACCAGTCCTTGAGCTCCTGATGTCACTCTCAGTGGGCCATGTCTAACAGTGCAGAGCTGGATCTCCACATCTGGCACTCAAGGTTTGAATCCTGGTTGTGTCACTCTTACCTGCCCATTGGCACACGCCTGGCCGTCTGTTCCCTGAGCCAGTCAGTAACCTTCATGTGTATTATGTCAGTCAGAAGTACTAAGCAACCTGAGATGtggaacaatgacatcacacacatcagaagATGGTTGAATCTGTATGTAATGTCCTGCAGATGGTTCCATGACAGATGATGTCTGGTACATTAATCTCTGATCGTTCTTTC
This window encodes:
- the eml2 gene encoding echinoderm microtubule-associated protein-like 2 — translated: MTERIASCGNLYDNSSLLLRYCNDDNVSAGSGMEMDDRLSHLEQRVQLQEDEIQLLKAALADALRRLGSCEELTQGAGRKAAPTKVRQLLQALPSKPLTNGYVQHKRLGGFPSSPSSPKKEVLMSIKRKSMSTERLSTVKKEMADSRSRTTSSSSSVCSKRDGKTKECTFSAEDGYVRMFLRGRPVTMHIPDQLRDSYSLDHKVVLPDRKLKLQWVYGYRGRDCRSNLYLLPTGEIVYFNASVVVLYNVEEQQQRHYLGHNDDVKCIAIHPDMVTIATGQVAGTSKDGKQLPPHVRVWDSVSLNTLHVIGMGVFDRAVTCVAFSKSNGGAYLCAVDDANDHILSVWDWQKEKQLADVKCSNDSVLGAAFHPMDANLIVTCGKSHLNFWTVEGNTLTKRQGLFEKHEKPKYVLCIAFAENGDAITGDSSGNIYIWGKGGNRITQVVAGAHEGGIFSLCVLKDGTLVSGGGKDRRVVLWDHEYHKQNEMEVPEAHGPVRCLTEGRQDELFVGTTRNAILQGFFSGTLNVIVQGHTDELWGLDVHPSTEQFITCGQDKQVHLWDTSSHQPVWSKTIEDPGRSVGFHPSGAVLAVGTMTGRWLVLDAATRDLVSIHTDGNEIISVIKYSPDGAYLAVGSHDNFVYLYAVTENGRKYSRVGKCSGHSSFVTHLDWSTDSQYIVTNSGDYEILFWDASSGKHVTSMDVVRNLEWATSTCVLGFSVFGIWPDGADGTDINAVCRSHGGALLASADDFGKVHLFSNPCSQPRALSHAYAGHSSHVTNVAFLHDDSHLISTGGKDTSILQWVVV